A genomic region of Chaetodon auriga isolate fChaAug3 chromosome 11, fChaAug3.hap1, whole genome shotgun sequence contains the following coding sequences:
- the nkx6.2 gene encoding homeobox protein Nkx-6.2 yields MLAVGQMEANRQSAFVLGSTPLAALHNMTEMKTSLFPYALQQSPAGFKAPPLSNLNSQISIGTPHGISDILGRPITTAGQLLSGFPRINGLTTTAAAAAAGMYFSPAVSRYPKPLAELPGRAPIFWPGVMQGSPWRDPRVPCPTQANMMMDKDGKKKHSRPTFSGQQIFALEKTFEQTKYLAGPERARLAYSLGMTESQVKVWFQNRRTKWRKRHAAEMATAKKKHDSETEKMKESSDNEDDDEYNKPLDPNSDDEKITRLLKKHKATNLALISPCSNSSDTL; encoded by the exons ATGTTAGCGGTCGGGCAGATGGAGGCTAACCGGCAGAGTGCTTTCGTCCTGGGCAGCACCCCGCTGGCGGCGTTGCACAACATGACCGAGATGAAGACGTCCCTGTTCCCGTATGCGCTGCAGCAGAGCCCGGCGGGCTTCAAGGCGCCCCCGCTCTCCAACCTCAACTCCCAGATCTCCATCGGGACCCCGCACGGAATAAGCGACATCCTGGGGAGACCCATCACCACGGCCGGACAGCTGCTCTCCGGGTTCCCCAGGATAAACGGCCTGACGACCACCGCGGCCGCCGCAGCAGCGGGGATGTACTTCAGCCCGGCGGTGTCGCGGTACCCGAAGCCCCTCGCTGAGCTGCCGGGAAGGGCGCCGATCTTCTGGCCCGGGGTGATGCAGGGTTCTCCCTGGAGGGACCCGCGGGTTCCCTGTCCTA CTCAGGCTAATATGATGATGGACAAGGACGGCAAGAAGAAACACTCCAGACCGACTTTTTCAGGACAGCAAATTTTTGCACTGGAGAAAACTTTCGAGCAGACGAAATACCTGGCCGGCCCAGAGAGAGCCCGCCTGGCTTACTCTTTAGGAATGACCGAGAGTCAAGTGAAG GTTTGGTTTCAGAACAGAAGAACCAAATGGCGGAAGAGACACGCAGCAGAAATGGCCACGGCCAAGAAGAAGCACGACTCGGAGAcggagaagatgaaggagagtTCGGATAACGAGGACGACGACGAGTACAACAAACCACTGGACCCGAACTCAGACGACGAGAAAATCACGAGACTGTTGAAAAAGCACAAGGCCACCAACCTGGCGCTGATCAGCCCCTGCAGTAACAGCTCGGACACCTTGTGA